One window of Marinomonas primoryensis genomic DNA carries:
- a CDS encoding sigma-54 interaction domain-containing protein, with product MNIIASDVPSYEGMANMLEGYDCPAILVSVDYQILAINQLYRNEFGDVPLPKKAHCYEVSHGYTVPCDEAGEDCPLSAVIHSGHKERVLHIHQTPRGKEHVDVEMLPIHDGQGELLFFVELLRRVSVASAENMSNKLVGASKRFNQMLEKVTRVSRSEASVLLLGESGSGKELVATAVHQGSHRANNSLVTLECAGLTDSLFESELFGHVKGSFTGANNNRTGLVELANGGTLFLDEIGDVPLSMQVKLLRLIETGSFRPVGSSTIKHSNFRLICATHKSLAQMVRAGAFRQDLYYRINVFPIYVPSLRERQDDLPLLINTLLKRISERKEYHLTDSALQILKRYDFPGNIRELSNLLNRAIILTDTNLIERSTIQECLDIDNELSQQGDTPLTLPLSSKKSHGFEEEWMDLKTAEKHYLSDLMAFHNNDKEKVAQVAGISLRSLYRKL from the coding sequence ATGAACATCATTGCATCCGATGTACCTTCTTATGAAGGGATGGCGAATATGTTAGAGGGCTATGACTGTCCTGCTATTTTAGTGTCTGTGGATTATCAAATATTAGCGATCAATCAACTTTACCGAAATGAATTTGGTGATGTTCCACTGCCTAAAAAAGCTCATTGCTATGAGGTTTCTCATGGCTATACCGTTCCCTGTGATGAGGCCGGAGAGGATTGCCCTTTGTCTGCGGTAATACACAGTGGTCATAAAGAACGTGTGCTTCATATCCATCAAACTCCCCGTGGAAAAGAGCATGTCGATGTAGAAATGCTGCCTATTCATGATGGTCAAGGTGAGTTGCTTTTCTTTGTTGAGCTATTGCGAAGAGTGTCAGTCGCCAGCGCTGAAAACATGAGCAACAAGCTGGTGGGGGCGAGTAAACGCTTTAATCAGATGTTAGAAAAAGTCACCCGAGTGAGCCGAAGTGAGGCTTCTGTTCTCTTATTGGGGGAATCAGGAAGCGGTAAAGAGCTAGTGGCGACGGCGGTTCATCAAGGTAGCCACAGGGCGAATAATTCATTAGTGACGTTAGAGTGTGCGGGGCTGACCGACTCGTTGTTTGAAAGTGAACTGTTTGGTCATGTAAAAGGTTCTTTTACAGGGGCCAATAACAACCGAACTGGGCTGGTTGAGTTGGCCAATGGTGGGACTTTATTTTTAGATGAAATCGGCGATGTCCCGCTGTCTATGCAGGTAAAACTGTTGCGTCTTATTGAAACGGGCTCTTTTCGGCCGGTGGGGTCTTCGACCATTAAGCACAGTAATTTCCGTTTAATTTGTGCGACTCATAAAAGCCTTGCTCAAATGGTGAGAGCAGGGGCGTTCCGTCAAGACCTCTATTACCGGATTAATGTTTTTCCTATTTATGTGCCTTCGCTGCGTGAGCGACAAGACGATCTGCCTTTGTTAATTAACACCTTACTCAAACGTATTAGTGAACGAAAAGAGTACCACCTTACCGATTCCGCCTTACAAATACTAAAGCGATACGATTTTCCGGGTAACATCCGAGAGCTGAGTAACCTCCTGAATCGAGCGATCATTCTGACGGACACCAATCTTATTGAACGCAGTACGATTCAAGAATGTTTGGACATTGATAATGAACTTAGCCAACAAGGTGATACTCCGTTAACGCTGCCGTTGAGTTCTAAAAAAAGCCATGGTTTTGAAGAGGAGTGGATGGATTTGAAAACCGCGGAAAAACATTATTTATCCGACCTTATGGCGTTTCATAATAATGATAAAGAGAAGGTGGCGCAGGTGGCTGGTATTAGCCTTCGTTCTTTATATCGTAAGTTATAA
- the atpD gene encoding F0F1 ATP synthase subunit beta → MTDLHTSVKEAEEITTETAPLNTGTVISIRGSVVDVRFDHQLPPIRTLLHTGTKKQIAIEVFSQLDAHRIRCIALTPTQGLARGMLVEDTGKPLQAPVGKEVLSRMFDVFGNTIDQKAPLKEVQWRSVHNEPPALERRSTKTQVFETGIKVIDVLMPLERGGKAGLFGGAGVGKTVLLTEMIHNMVGQHAGVSIFCGIGERCREGEELYREMRDAGVLDNMVMMFGQMNEPPGARFRVGHAALTMAEYFRDDEHRDVLLLVDNIFRFIQAGMEVSGLMGQMPARLGYQPTMGTELSQLEERIANTGSGAITSIQAVYVPADDFTDPAAVHTFSHLSASIVLSRKRASEGLYPAIDPLQSSSKMATPSIIGRRHYDLAQDIRRTLAQYAELKDIIAMLGMEQLSPEDHKVVGRARRLERFLTQPFFTTEQFTGMSGKLVSLDDALDGCERILKDEFEDYPESALYMIGAIDEAHKKHKPLGAKEDQHATSAHDA, encoded by the coding sequence ATGACAGACTTGCACACTAGCGTCAAAGAAGCAGAAGAAATCACCACAGAAACAGCCCCCCTTAACACTGGTACTGTGATTTCTATACGCGGCAGTGTCGTGGATGTGCGTTTTGATCATCAGTTGCCACCGATTCGTACCTTGTTGCATACCGGAACCAAAAAACAGATTGCCATTGAAGTTTTTTCTCAATTAGACGCTCATCGAATTCGTTGTATTGCCCTGACGCCAACCCAAGGTCTTGCCCGTGGCATGTTGGTAGAAGACACTGGAAAACCCTTACAAGCGCCGGTTGGAAAAGAGGTTTTGTCGCGCATGTTCGATGTATTTGGCAACACCATTGATCAAAAAGCGCCACTAAAAGAGGTTCAATGGCGTTCCGTTCATAATGAGCCTCCCGCCTTAGAAAGACGCTCCACCAAGACGCAAGTATTCGAAACCGGAATCAAGGTGATTGATGTCTTAATGCCGCTTGAACGCGGCGGTAAAGCCGGTTTATTTGGCGGTGCGGGTGTTGGAAAAACCGTTCTGTTGACCGAAATGATTCATAACATGGTCGGTCAACATGCAGGCGTGAGTATCTTTTGTGGCATTGGTGAACGTTGTCGAGAAGGTGAAGAGCTCTATCGCGAGATGAGAGACGCGGGCGTGTTGGATAACATGGTGATGATGTTTGGGCAAATGAATGAACCGCCCGGCGCGCGTTTTCGTGTGGGTCATGCGGCGTTAACCATGGCGGAGTATTTCCGTGACGACGAACATCGCGATGTTTTGTTACTCGTCGACAATATTTTTCGTTTCATTCAAGCGGGCATGGAAGTGTCTGGTTTAATGGGACAGATGCCTGCTCGGTTAGGTTATCAGCCAACCATGGGCACCGAATTATCGCAATTAGAAGAACGTATTGCCAATACTGGCAGCGGCGCAATCACCTCGATTCAAGCCGTGTATGTGCCAGCCGATGACTTCACTGATCCTGCCGCCGTGCATACTTTTTCACATCTTTCCGCTTCGATTGTGCTGTCACGTAAACGTGCCAGTGAAGGGCTTTACCCCGCGATCGACCCGTTACAGTCCAGTTCAAAAATGGCGACGCCGAGTATTATCGGCAGACGACATTATGACCTTGCGCAGGATATTCGTCGTACGTTAGCGCAATACGCAGAGCTTAAAGACATCATTGCCATGCTCGGCATGGAGCAGTTATCGCCAGAAGATCACAAGGTGGTTGGGCGTGCTCGACGCTTAGAACGTTTTTTAACTCAGCCGTTTTTCACCACCGAGCAATTCACCGGTATGTCTGGGAAATTGGTCAGTCTTGATGATGCATTGGATGGTTGTGAACGGATTCTTAAAGACGAATTTGAAGACTATCCTGAAAGCGCGCTCTATATGATTGGCGCGATTGATGAAGCGCATAAAAAACATAAGCCGCTCGGTGCTAAGGAGGATCAACATGCCACAAGCGCACATGACGCTTAA
- a CDS encoding F0F1 ATP synthase subunit epsilon, whose amino-acid sequence MPQAHMTLKVLLPYKVFAEAHQVKRIVAMTHQGAFGILPNRLDCVAALSAGILVFEVEGAEETYLAVDEGVLVKTGLDVRVSVRNAMSGMGLDALRAAVEKEFMQLDEQERSLRSVLTKMESGFIQRLVAFKPDTNVL is encoded by the coding sequence ATGCCACAAGCGCACATGACGCTTAAGGTTTTGTTGCCTTACAAAGTCTTTGCCGAGGCGCATCAAGTTAAGCGTATTGTCGCGATGACGCATCAAGGCGCGTTTGGCATTTTACCCAATAGATTGGACTGCGTCGCCGCGTTGTCAGCGGGCATCTTGGTCTTTGAAGTCGAAGGCGCAGAAGAAACTTACCTTGCGGTGGATGAGGGTGTGTTGGTGAAAACGGGTTTAGACGTCAGGGTTTCTGTACGAAATGCCATGAGTGGCATGGGTTTGGACGCCTTGCGAGCCGCGGTAGAAAAAGAATTTATGCAGCTCGACGAGCAGGAGCGATCACTGCGTTCTGTGTTGACCAAGATGGAAAGTGGTTTTATTCAACGCTTGGTAGCGTTTAAGCCGGATACAAACGTGTTATGA
- a CDS encoding AtpZ/AtpI family protein, with translation MKNENEPDSTLKKKSPSIDSQQNYSQQVGDMASRKLKAQRHVNKTVWSGLGMMGLIGWSIAIPTVLGAGLGIWLDDLYPGGRSWTLALLVVGLCLGCFNAWHWVDKEDKDIHQHEDNNDAD, from the coding sequence ATGAAAAATGAGAATGAACCGGACTCTACATTGAAAAAAAAATCGCCCAGCATCGATAGCCAACAAAACTACAGCCAGCAGGTGGGCGACATGGCGTCACGTAAGCTAAAGGCGCAGCGTCATGTTAATAAAACCGTGTGGTCTGGGTTAGGGATGATGGGATTAATTGGCTGGTCTATAGCGATTCCCACGGTACTCGGTGCAGGGCTTGGTATTTGGTTAGACGATCTTTATCCCGGTGGACGTTCGTGGACATTGGCGCTGCTGGTCGTTGGTCTTTGTCTTGGCTGTTTTAATGCGTGGCACTGGGTCGATAAAGAAGACAAAGATATTCATCAACATGAGGATAACAATGATGCTGATTGA
- a CDS encoding ATP synthase subunit I encodes MMLIDFSDNLWSGIAYAIFVGVLLGVFYFAGLWWTVRRLGSSHYIAPLFLFSMLFRISVVMVSFYVFLGNDWRTLLLGLLGFFVLRLFATGLIRLKDNPVVIAPVLSIKDQHSSSGER; translated from the coding sequence ATGATGCTGATTGATTTTAGCGACAACCTATGGAGCGGTATTGCCTACGCAATTTTTGTGGGCGTATTGCTTGGTGTTTTTTATTTTGCAGGACTTTGGTGGACCGTACGTCGACTTGGTTCCAGTCACTATATCGCGCCATTGTTTCTGTTTAGTATGTTGTTTCGTATCAGCGTCGTCATGGTCAGTTTTTATGTGTTTTTGGGCAATGATTGGCGAACGTTATTACTGGGCTTACTCGGATTTTTCGTACTGCGATTGTTTGCTACGGGCCTTATTCGTTTAAAGGACAATCCTGTTGTCATCGCCCCCGTTCTTAGCATCAAAGATCAGCATTCTTCGTCGGGTGAGCGCTAA
- a CDS encoding F0F1 ATP synthase subunit A, with product MNLSPDQIIYWQMGFFKLNATIVFTWLVMSVLVVASILITRKLTINLQRSRWQNLLEVVVISISKQIEEVGLSQPNKYLGFLGSLFLFIALSALGTVIPGFEPPTGSLSTTVALAVCVLVAVPLFGIQEQGLGCYLSSYAKPTIIMLPFNIISEVSRTLALAVRLFGNMMSGAMIIAILLTITPFLFPIVMTLLGLLTGIVQAYIFFILATVYIAAATRSQKTEVQLAEPNAPS from the coding sequence ATGAACCTCAGTCCTGATCAAATTATTTATTGGCAAATGGGATTCTTCAAGCTCAATGCCACCATTGTATTTACGTGGTTGGTGATGTCAGTGCTGGTGGTGGCTTCTATTCTAATCACGCGTAAATTGACTATTAATCTACAGCGCTCTCGCTGGCAGAATCTGTTGGAAGTGGTGGTGATCAGCATCAGTAAGCAGATCGAAGAGGTGGGGCTAAGCCAACCTAATAAATACCTTGGCTTTTTGGGCTCGCTGTTTTTATTCATTGCGCTTTCTGCGCTTGGTACCGTGATTCCGGGGTTTGAACCACCCACAGGCTCGCTCTCTACCACGGTCGCTTTGGCTGTGTGTGTGTTGGTGGCAGTACCGTTATTTGGTATTCAAGAGCAAGGGTTGGGTTGTTACCTTTCTTCTTATGCCAAGCCAACCATCATTATGCTGCCATTTAATATTATTAGTGAGGTGTCGCGAACCTTGGCGCTCGCGGTGCGATTGTTTGGCAATATGATGAGCGGCGCGATGATCATCGCGATATTGCTCACTATTACGCCGTTCTTATTTCCTATTGTGATGACTTTACTTGGTTTACTGACAGGCATTGTTCAAGCCTACATCTTTTTTATTCTGGCAACCGTGTACATCGCGGCGGCCACCCGTTCCCAAAAAACAGAAGTCCAACTAGCTGAGCCTAATGCGCCCAGTTAA
- a CDS encoding F0F1 ATP synthase subunit C, translating into MDSMTIIAVVSIITAGLTIAIGVIGPSLGEGKAVATALSSLAQQPDASATITRTLFVGLAMIESTAIYCFVVSMILLFANPFWNYGIAQATGQ; encoded by the coding sequence ATGGACAGCATGACGATTATTGCGGTGGTATCGATTATTACCGCGGGACTGACGATTGCCATCGGTGTTATTGGGCCGTCATTGGGGGAAGGTAAGGCTGTGGCGACCGCGTTGTCGTCATTGGCTCAGCAACCAGATGCCTCAGCAACCATTACCCGAACCTTGTTTGTGGGTCTGGCGATGATCGAATCCACCGCGATTTATTGTTTTGTGGTGTCAATGATTTTGCTGTTTGCCAACCCTTTCTGGAATTACGGCATTGCCCAAGCGACAGGTCAATAA
- a CDS encoding F0F1 ATP synthase subunit delta → MLIDWFTVIAQLINFLVLVWLLKRFLYRPILNAIDAREKRIADELADADEKRAEAEQQREAFQQKNAEFDQHRTAKMSKVTKDAKAEKARLLNEVREESDALRSKLELALKNEQLSLQDALSQRAREEVFAIARKALSDLAGASLEARMAVIFVQRLDALKDEEKASLQSAFAGSDQPLIVHTAFDLPEEQSTLIRAALKGILGDSVDIQFATEPAIVSGIEINANGQKIAWSIADYLATLTKRVNQVLQTHDDSRQQDQSKEQAL, encoded by the coding sequence ATGTTGATTGATTGGTTTACCGTCATTGCGCAACTCATCAATTTTCTTGTTCTCGTGTGGTTGCTGAAGCGTTTTTTGTACCGTCCTATTCTTAATGCGATCGATGCACGTGAAAAACGCATTGCGGATGAGCTTGCTGACGCCGACGAAAAGAGAGCGGAGGCCGAGCAGCAGCGTGAGGCATTCCAGCAAAAAAATGCAGAATTTGATCAGCACCGTACCGCGAAAATGAGCAAAGTGACAAAAGACGCAAAAGCCGAAAAGGCGCGTTTGCTGAATGAAGTCCGTGAAGAATCAGATGCGTTACGCAGCAAGCTAGAACTAGCGCTTAAAAACGAACAGCTCAGTTTGCAGGATGCACTGAGTCAGCGAGCGCGAGAAGAAGTGTTTGCGATTGCTCGGAAAGCGTTGAGTGATCTTGCTGGCGCCAGTTTAGAAGCACGCATGGCCGTTATTTTTGTGCAGCGTTTAGACGCATTAAAGGACGAAGAAAAAGCCAGCTTACAATCCGCCTTTGCAGGCTCGGATCAGCCTTTAATCGTTCATACAGCGTTTGATCTTCCAGAAGAGCAGAGCACGCTTATTAGAGCCGCACTTAAGGGAATCTTGGGGGATTCGGTAGACATACAGTTTGCTACTGAACCTGCGATCGTTAGTGGTATCGAAATCAATGCTAACGGTCAGAAAATAGCGTGGAGCATTGCCGACTACCTTGCCACATTAACTAAGCGTGTGAACCAAGTGTTACAGACTCATGACGATAGTCGCCAGCAGGATCAGAGCAAAGAGCAAGCCTTATGA
- a CDS encoding alternate F1F0 ATPase, F1 subunit alpha, which yields MKSMFDELFSGLAEARQSFEPILTPREVGVITSVATGIAKVSGLPGVGYEELLKFPGDIYGIAFNVDENEIGAVLLGDYWHLQAGDEVERLGHVVDVPVGENLIGRIINPIGEPLDGKGKLVVSERLPVERPSPAIMNRAAVSVPLQTGIKVIDALIPVGRGQRELILGDRQTGKTAIALDTILNQRGKNVLCVYCAIGQRASGVAKVIAALREQGALEYTVVVVTEGNDPPGLAYLAPYAATSIAEHFMEKGRDVLIVYDDLTHHARAYRELSLLLRRPPGREAFPGDIFYIHSRLLERATHLSAELGGGSLTALPIIETEAQDISAYIPTNLISITDGQIYLSPALFELGVLPAVDVGKSVSRVGGKAQRAAYRGVTVDLKLAYAQFEELETFARFGARLDDNTLKIIEHGRRIRACLMQPEFAPVSMAEQITVLVALTADLFDDISLAHMPAAEQAVRGAAANISDELIERLESSDKLSKENRAVILQLARQALDEFLADAGLAGSNRTDKESKQTHSSEPS from the coding sequence ATGAAGTCTATGTTTGACGAATTATTTTCAGGCTTAGCTGAGGCACGACAATCTTTCGAGCCAATATTAACGCCACGTGAAGTCGGCGTTATTACCAGCGTTGCTACTGGTATTGCCAAAGTGTCCGGCTTGCCAGGTGTGGGCTATGAAGAACTGCTTAAGTTTCCCGGTGATATTTATGGCATAGCCTTTAACGTGGATGAAAATGAAATTGGTGCTGTACTGCTGGGCGACTATTGGCATTTACAGGCGGGCGATGAAGTTGAACGTCTCGGCCATGTCGTCGATGTACCCGTTGGTGAAAATTTGATCGGCCGTATCATCAATCCAATCGGTGAACCTCTGGATGGTAAAGGCAAGCTAGTGGTCAGTGAACGTTTACCGGTTGAGCGACCATCGCCAGCGATTATGAATCGTGCCGCCGTTAGCGTACCTTTGCAAACTGGCATCAAGGTCATTGATGCCTTGATTCCGGTGGGTCGAGGACAGCGAGAATTGATTCTTGGTGATCGGCAAACCGGCAAGACGGCGATTGCCCTTGATACCATATTGAATCAGCGGGGCAAGAATGTGTTGTGCGTTTATTGCGCCATTGGACAGCGTGCTTCTGGTGTTGCCAAAGTCATTGCGGCGTTGCGTGAACAAGGTGCGCTGGAATACACCGTGGTGGTGGTGACCGAAGGGAACGATCCACCGGGGCTTGCGTACCTTGCGCCTTATGCGGCTACCAGTATTGCTGAGCACTTTATGGAAAAGGGCCGCGATGTACTGATTGTTTATGACGACCTGACGCATCACGCTCGAGCGTATCGTGAATTGTCACTCTTGTTACGTCGGCCGCCGGGTCGAGAAGCCTTCCCTGGTGATATTTTCTATATTCACTCGCGGCTTTTGGAACGGGCGACGCACTTAAGTGCCGAGCTTGGTGGTGGTTCATTGACGGCGTTACCGATTATCGAAACCGAAGCGCAGGATATTTCGGCATACATTCCAACCAATTTAATTTCCATCACCGATGGGCAGATCTATCTTTCGCCCGCGTTGTTTGAACTGGGGGTTCTGCCCGCTGTTGATGTGGGGAAATCAGTGTCTCGTGTTGGTGGCAAAGCACAAAGAGCAGCGTATCGAGGCGTGACAGTCGATCTTAAATTGGCGTATGCCCAGTTTGAGGAGTTAGAAACCTTTGCCCGTTTTGGCGCGCGTTTAGACGATAATACGCTGAAAATCATTGAGCATGGTCGACGCATTCGAGCGTGTTTGATGCAGCCTGAATTCGCACCTGTGTCGATGGCAGAACAAATTACTGTTTTGGTGGCATTGACGGCCGACTTGTTTGATGACATTTCTTTAGCGCACATGCCAGCGGCGGAACAAGCGGTACGTGGTGCGGCGGCGAACATATCTGACGAGCTGATTGAACGATTAGAAAGCTCTGACAAATTAAGCAAGGAAAATAGAGCCGTTATTCTTCAGCTAGCGCGCCAAGCGCTTGACGAATTTTTGGCGGACGCTGGTTTGGCAGGGTCGAATCGGACAGATAAGGAGTCAAAACAGACGCATTCAAGTGAACCGTCATGA
- a CDS encoding F0F1 ATP synthase subunit gamma: protein MTDSIASLRHKITSAKDLQSVVRSMKTIASSSIGQYEKAVHSLDDYYQTVQLGLVACLSANTQSAELDRPLAIVNRSQKNVSGVGVIVFGSDQGLVGQFNEAMVEFVVESLAKLPGEKTVWAVGERVQSRLLDTALKTEDSFALPGSIHTITALVGNILIELEAKREQGVIDQVFLFHHRPESDSIYRPVCQQLLPLDAAWQRNLEGIRWPTNNLAEVMPNQDQTRRAFVREYLFVSLFRACAESLASENASRLAAMQRAEKNIDELQENLNQTFHRLRQSDIDEELFDVLSGFNALN from the coding sequence ATGACTGACAGTATCGCCAGTTTACGCCATAAAATCACCAGTGCTAAAGATCTTCAATCAGTCGTGCGCAGTATGAAAACTATTGCGTCCTCAAGCATTGGGCAATATGAAAAAGCGGTGCATTCGCTGGACGATTATTACCAAACGGTGCAACTGGGGCTGGTGGCTTGTTTGTCAGCAAATACCCAATCGGCTGAGTTGGACAGGCCTTTGGCGATCGTAAACCGATCTCAAAAAAACGTGTCAGGGGTCGGCGTGATTGTGTTTGGTTCGGATCAGGGATTGGTCGGACAATTCAATGAAGCGATGGTTGAATTTGTGGTTGAATCCTTGGCTAAGTTACCGGGTGAAAAAACCGTCTGGGCGGTTGGGGAGCGTGTACAGTCTCGCTTACTCGATACCGCACTCAAAACAGAAGACAGCTTTGCCTTGCCCGGCTCAATTCATACCATTACCGCACTGGTGGGCAACATTTTGATCGAACTGGAAGCGAAGCGCGAGCAAGGTGTGATTGATCAAGTATTTCTTTTTCATCATCGGCCCGAATCTGATTCGATTTATCGGCCAGTCTGCCAGCAGTTACTGCCCTTGGACGCCGCTTGGCAGCGCAATCTTGAGGGTATTCGCTGGCCGACAAACAACCTTGCGGAAGTGATGCCAAATCAAGATCAAACACGGCGTGCGTTTGTGCGTGAATACCTGTTTGTTAGCTTGTTTAGAGCATGTGCAGAGTCGCTTGCCAGCGAGAACGCCAGTCGTCTCGCCGCCATGCAACGAGCCGAAAAAAACATTGATGAATTACAAGAGAACCTAAACCAAACGTTTCACCGTTTGCGTCAAAGTGATATTGACGAAGAGTTGTTTGATGTCTTATCAGGCTTCAACGCGCTGAATTAG
- a CDS encoding YfcC family protein encodes MTFKFPTAYTILFILIALVAAGTWIVPAGQYDRVENVVLGKEVPVPGTYQQVESNPQGVVDVFLAPIAGFYNPDSYGAAAIDVALFVLIIGGFLGVVTKTGAIDTGISRAMVDLKGHEKWMIPILMALFALGGSTYGMAEESLAFYALLIPVMIAAGYDSVVVVGIILLGAGIGTLGSTINPFATVIAANAADIPFTQGIVLRFFILLSGWLACVVYVMRYAAKIKTNPELSIVADHQADIKAQFCKKTDVDSKPELTLSQTLVLVIFALTFAVMIWGVSSQGWWMAKMGALFIASSVLVGFVTWMGEKTFTEVFINGARDLLGVAIIIGIARGIVVVMDAGHMTDTILHLGEETLSGLSAVVFINAMFGIEVLMSFFVPSSSGLAVLTMPIMAPLADFSGVGRELVVTAYQSANGLVNLFNPTFAVVMGGLAIAKVPYERWLRFIWPLLLVLCLIIMGSLSVVALSA; translated from the coding sequence ATGACTTTTAAATTTCCAACCGCGTATACCATTCTTTTTATTTTAATCGCATTGGTCGCTGCTGGCACTTGGATTGTGCCCGCCGGACAATACGATCGTGTTGAAAATGTGGTGCTAGGAAAAGAAGTACCTGTCCCTGGTACTTACCAGCAAGTGGAATCGAACCCTCAGGGTGTTGTCGATGTTTTTCTTGCGCCCATCGCTGGGTTTTATAATCCAGACAGCTATGGGGCCGCGGCGATTGACGTGGCTTTATTTGTTCTGATTATTGGTGGCTTTTTAGGTGTGGTCACCAAAACGGGGGCGATTGATACTGGTATTTCACGCGCCATGGTGGATCTTAAAGGTCATGAAAAATGGATGATACCGATTTTGATGGCGCTATTTGCGCTGGGCGGTAGCACCTATGGCATGGCTGAAGAATCGTTGGCGTTTTATGCTTTGTTGATTCCAGTGATGATAGCCGCCGGTTACGACTCCGTGGTGGTTGTCGGTATTATCTTATTAGGCGCTGGCATCGGAACGCTAGGTTCAACCATTAACCCTTTTGCGACGGTTATCGCTGCCAATGCGGCAGACATTCCTTTTACTCAAGGCATTGTATTGCGGTTTTTTATCCTGCTTAGCGGTTGGTTGGCTTGCGTTGTCTATGTGATGCGCTACGCCGCGAAAATCAAAACTAATCCCGAATTATCCATTGTTGCTGACCATCAAGCGGATATAAAGGCGCAATTTTGTAAAAAAACAGACGTTGACAGTAAGCCTGAGCTGACGCTTTCTCAGACGTTGGTGTTGGTGATTTTTGCCTTAACCTTTGCGGTGATGATTTGGGGTGTATCAAGTCAAGGCTGGTGGATGGCAAAAATGGGCGCGCTCTTTATTGCGTCGTCTGTGTTGGTGGGTTTTGTCACTTGGATGGGGGAAAAAACCTTTACAGAAGTCTTTATTAATGGCGCCCGTGATTTATTAGGCGTGGCCATTATTATTGGGATTGCGCGAGGTATTGTTGTTGTCATGGACGCGGGTCATATGACAGATACTATTTTGCATTTGGGTGAAGAAACGCTCAGTGGTTTATCGGCTGTCGTCTTTATCAATGCCATGTTTGGTATTGAAGTGCTTATGTCGTTTTTTGTTCCTTCTTCCTCTGGTTTAGCGGTTTTAACCATGCCGATTATGGCGCCATTGGCTGATTTTTCTGGCGTGGGCCGTGAATTGGTGGTGACGGCGTACCAGTCGGCTAATGGGTTGGTGAACTTATTTAATCCGACTTTTGCTGTGGTGATGGGCGGATTGGCCATTGCTAAGGTGCCTTACGAAAGATGGTTACGCTTTATTTGGCCGCTATTGTTGGTCCTTTGTCTCATCATTATGGGCTCTCTCAGTGTTGTCGCGCTAAGCGCATAA